Proteins encoded together in one Terriglobus sp. TAA 43 window:
- a CDS encoding cysteine desulfurase family protein, which produces MQRIYLDANATTPVLPDVLRAMEPHWNARFGNASAVHAFGRDARDAVDAARDQVAALIGGKPSEVTFTSGGTESDNLALFGILNAGDHLVVSAIEHDAVLHAADAIEKQGVAVTRVLPDHEGVIQHEAIAAAMQPNTRLVSVMLANNETGVIQPIAKIGKIAHKHDALLHTDAVQGAGKIPVHVDYLRCDLLSLSAHKMHAPQGVGALWVRKGVTLRPMLHGGTHERRRRAGTENVPGIVGFGAAAALASEWLASDGPQQLEQRRNRLQEALLALGEAAVNSGNTERVPNTLSIRFAGVNAEELVIALDLQGLAISGGSACQSGAIEPSHVLRAMSLNDEEAHTSVRFSLSRLTTDEEVDRAIAITTAAVRRLRSL; this is translated from the coding sequence ATGCAGCGCATCTACCTTGACGCCAATGCCACCACGCCCGTGCTGCCCGATGTGCTGCGCGCGATGGAACCGCATTGGAATGCGCGCTTTGGCAATGCCAGCGCCGTCCACGCCTTTGGCCGCGATGCGCGCGATGCCGTAGATGCAGCGCGCGACCAGGTAGCTGCGCTTATCGGCGGCAAGCCGTCCGAAGTCACGTTCACCAGCGGCGGCACAGAGAGCGATAATCTCGCACTCTTCGGCATCCTGAATGCGGGCGATCACCTCGTCGTCAGCGCCATCGAGCATGACGCGGTATTGCATGCCGCAGACGCCATTGAGAAGCAAGGCGTTGCTGTAACGCGTGTGCTGCCAGACCACGAAGGCGTGATTCAACATGAAGCCATCGCCGCTGCAATGCAGCCGAATACGCGTCTCGTCAGCGTAATGCTGGCGAACAATGAAACCGGTGTCATCCAGCCCATTGCGAAGATCGGCAAGATCGCGCACAAGCACGACGCCCTGCTACACACGGACGCGGTGCAGGGCGCGGGGAAAATCCCCGTCCACGTGGACTACCTCCGCTGCGACCTGCTGAGTCTCTCCGCGCACAAGATGCACGCGCCACAGGGTGTCGGCGCTCTGTGGGTGCGCAAAGGCGTGACACTGCGGCCCATGCTGCATGGAGGCACGCACGAGCGCCGACGGCGCGCCGGAACAGAAAATGTCCCAGGCATCGTCGGCTTTGGAGCAGCGGCGGCACTGGCCTCCGAATGGCTTGCCAGCGATGGTCCGCAGCAACTGGAACAGCGGCGTAACCGCCTGCAGGAAGCACTGCTGGCGCTAGGTGAGGCTGCCGTGAACAGTGGCAATACGGAGCGTGTCCCCAACACACTTTCCATCCGTTTTGCCGGTGTAAATGCCGAGGAACTGGTGATTGCACTGGACTTGCAGGGACTTGCCATCAGCGGCGGTTCCGCCTGCCAGAGCGGCGCCATTGAGCCCTCGCACGTCCTCCGCGCCATGAGCCTGAACGACGAAGAGGCACACACCAGCGTGCGCTTCTCTCTTTCCCGGTTGACGACCGACGAGGAAGTGGATCGCGCCATTGCAATCACCACTGCCGCCGTCCGCCGTCTGCGTTCTTTGTAG
- the typA gene encoding translational GTPase TypA, with protein MSTIRNIAIIAHVDHGKTTLVDAMLRQSGTFRANEAVADRVMDSNDLERERGITILAKNTAVNYGEGKINIVDTPGHADFGGEVERALKMVDGVVLLVDASEGPLPQTRFVLGKALAAGLKPVLVVNKIDRPDARPQEVLNEVYDLFIDLDAEEDQLDFPVVYTNGKAGTATMDLATPGTDLQPLFETIVKTIPPATGDPDGSLQILVTNLDYSDYLGRLGIARVFNGTLKTGDMVNIARVDGTLSPVKITKLFSFSGLKRTDIEETTTGDIIAVAGVAGLTIGETITSIENPAPLPPIVIDEPTIAIQFSVNNSPFAGREGQYVTSRNLRERLDKELQTNVSIRVEDTDSPDTFKVLGRGELQLAVLIEMMRREGFELTVGRPEIVTKRIDGQLMEPVEYVTIDVPNEFSGTVIQKLGPRKGEMVKMHGDSRVRMEFKVPSRGLIGLRSEMLTETRGTIVMNTLFDGYIAYQGEIPQRPTGALISDRTGVTTTYALNGLQERGVLFLGDGIDVYEGMIVGENSRDNDLDVNCVREKKLTNMRASSADEALRLVPYKQLTLEQCIEFIADDELVEVTPKSLRMRKKVLQANRRPRRNSGGE; from the coding sequence TTGAGCACGATTCGCAACATCGCCATCATTGCGCACGTCGATCACGGCAAGACCACACTTGTGGACGCCATGCTGCGGCAGAGCGGCACCTTCCGGGCTAATGAAGCAGTCGCCGACCGCGTCATGGACTCGAACGACCTGGAACGCGAGCGCGGTATCACCATTCTCGCCAAGAACACCGCCGTGAACTACGGCGAGGGCAAGATCAACATCGTCGACACACCGGGCCACGCCGACTTTGGCGGCGAAGTGGAACGCGCTCTGAAGATGGTGGACGGTGTAGTTCTGCTCGTCGACGCATCGGAAGGCCCGCTACCCCAGACCCGCTTTGTGCTGGGTAAGGCGCTTGCCGCTGGTTTGAAGCCGGTGCTGGTCGTCAACAAGATCGACCGTCCCGATGCTCGTCCGCAGGAAGTGCTGAACGAGGTCTATGACCTGTTCATTGATCTGGACGCAGAAGAAGACCAGCTCGACTTCCCCGTGGTGTACACCAACGGTAAGGCCGGTACCGCAACCATGGATCTTGCAACCCCAGGCACCGATCTGCAGCCGCTGTTTGAGACGATTGTTAAGACCATTCCGCCTGCAACAGGCGATCCTGATGGCTCCCTGCAGATTCTGGTGACGAACCTGGATTACAGCGATTACCTGGGCCGCCTGGGTATTGCCCGCGTGTTCAACGGCACGCTGAAGACCGGCGACATGGTGAACATTGCACGCGTCGACGGCACTCTGTCACCCGTGAAGATCACCAAACTGTTCAGCTTCAGCGGCCTGAAGCGTACGGACATTGAAGAGACCACGACAGGCGACATCATCGCGGTTGCCGGTGTGGCTGGCCTGACGATCGGCGAGACCATCACCAGCATTGAGAACCCTGCACCGCTGCCGCCCATCGTCATTGATGAGCCGACGATTGCGATCCAGTTCTCGGTGAACAACTCGCCGTTCGCAGGTCGCGAAGGCCAGTACGTCACCAGCCGTAACCTGCGCGAGCGCCTGGACAAGGAACTGCAGACGAACGTGTCCATCCGCGTGGAAGACACCGACAGCCCGGATACCTTCAAGGTGCTGGGCCGTGGCGAACTGCAGCTTGCTGTTCTGATCGAAATGATGCGCCGCGAAGGCTTTGAGCTTACCGTTGGTCGTCCTGAGATCGTGACCAAGCGCATCGACGGCCAATTGATGGAGCCGGTGGAGTACGTGACCATCGACGTTCCCAACGAGTTCAGCGGCACCGTGATCCAGAAGCTTGGACCCCGCAAGGGCGAAATGGTCAAGATGCACGGCGACTCGCGTGTACGCATGGAGTTCAAGGTGCCTTCGCGTGGCCTGATCGGTCTGCGTAGCGAAATGCTGACGGAAACCCGCGGCACCATCGTAATGAACACCCTGTTCGACGGCTACATCGCTTACCAGGGCGAGATTCCGCAGCGTCCGACGGGCGCACTGATCAGCGACCGTACCGGCGTTACGACGACCTACGCGCTGAACGGCCTGCAGGAGCGCGGCGTTCTGTTCCTGGGCGACGGCATCGACGTGTACGAAGGCATGATCGTGGGCGAGAACAGCCGCGACAACGACCTGGACGTGAACTGCGTTCGCGAAAAGAAGCTGACGAACATGCGTGCTTCTTCTGCTGACGAAGCTCTGCGTCTTGTGCCGTACAAGCAGCTCACGCTGGAGCAGTGCATTGAGTTCATCGCTGACGACGAACTGGTTGAAGTGACGCCGAAGTCGCTGCGCATGCGTAAGAAGGTGCTGCAGGCGAACCGTCGTCCGCGCCGCAACAGCGGTGGCGAATAA